Proteins encoded within one genomic window of Synechococcus sp. PCC 7335:
- the nth gene encoding endonuclease III: MNSTFDIEMAFSRLREAMRAYPKAAMFQLAEEGYRSAFEQLVSCIISVRTYDEVSLPVSRQLFKRANTPQAMSELSVAEIEALIRRSTYAERKAHQIWVIAQEIVNHYDGILPCDVNTLLAFKGVGPKCAHLTLGIACEQPYISVDVHVHRVVNRWGYVATKTPEKTTQALAAKLPKGLWIETNKLLMPFGKQICKGQYPLCTQCPLEDSCPRVGV; the protein is encoded by the coding sequence ATGAATTCTACTTTTGATATCGAAATGGCTTTTAGTCGTCTGCGCGAGGCTATGCGGGCATACCCCAAAGCCGCCATGTTTCAGCTGGCTGAGGAAGGCTATCGCTCTGCATTCGAGCAGCTAGTTTCGTGCATAATTTCGGTTCGGACCTACGATGAGGTCAGCCTGCCTGTTTCTCGTCAGCTATTTAAGCGCGCCAACACGCCCCAGGCAATGAGCGAACTATCTGTTGCTGAGATTGAAGCGCTGATCAGACGTAGCACCTACGCAGAGCGCAAAGCTCATCAGATTTGGGTGATCGCGCAAGAAATTGTCAACCACTATGACGGCATCCTACCCTGCGATGTCAATACCCTACTCGCCTTCAAAGGCGTCGGCCCTAAATGCGCTCATCTCACATTAGGAATCGCTTGCGAACAGCCCTACATCAGTGTTGATGTGCATGTACATAGGGTCGTCAACCGATGGGGCTATGTAGCCACTAAAACTCCCGAAAAAACCACTCAAGCGCTAGCAGCAAAACTTCCCAAAGGGCTATGGATTGAGACCAACAAACTGCTGATGCCTTTTGGTAAACAAATTTGCAAAGGTCAATATCCCCTGTGCACACAGTGCCCGTTGGAAGACAGTTGTCCTCGCGTGGGCGTGTAA
- a CDS encoding GNAT family N-acetyltransferase produces the protein MVPNSMVRRAKEKDVTALVRLSIDSFRNAFEPNNPKSDIDLYVEENFSFEQIYAQVLEPSNLFLLLFIEPIQEQTSPPVGYTKLRMGPPESCVTGENPVEIERFYLDASAIGKGFGSMLMRACLAEAEARCYQTVWLGVWEYNYRAITFYKRWGFTIVGSHPFQQGTETQTDLIMQRAISEKTLTVDALLR, from the coding sequence ATGGTTCCTAATAGTATGGTTCGCCGGGCTAAAGAGAAAGACGTTACCGCGCTAGTTCGCCTCTCAATCGATAGCTTTCGCAATGCTTTTGAGCCGAATAACCCCAAGTCGGATATTGATCTTTACGTCGAAGAGAACTTTTCATTCGAGCAGATTTACGCGCAAGTGTTGGAGCCTAGCAACCTGTTTCTGCTGTTGTTTATAGAACCCATTCAAGAACAAACCTCGCCACCTGTCGGCTATACAAAGCTACGAATGGGACCCCCCGAATCGTGTGTAACCGGAGAAAACCCTGTAGAGATTGAGAGATTCTATTTGGATGCATCTGCTATCGGCAAAGGATTCGGATCGATGCTGATGCGAGCTTGTTTAGCTGAAGCCGAGGCACGGTGCTATCAAACTGTTTGGCTAGGGGTATGGGAATACAACTACCGGGCGATCACATTCTACAAACGTTGGGGATTCACAATCGTCGGCTCGCATCCCTTTCAGCAAGGAACAGAAACTCAAACAGATCTAATCATGCAGCGAGCAATCTCTGAAAAGACTCTTACGGTAGATGCACTCCTACGGTAG
- a CDS encoding sensor histidine kinase — protein MNDLGKALLAKLDNIIETWVKAVRVDVEIDSSKGLTFEAVHDGLPEVLKSVATLLTDAFSDEAQEIREEALEHGHVRANQGFDLAEIVREYRILRNVLVMALEPELTTGTVPEVIEAIRKIDSVLDDTVLITLESYMEHRFSLLKQMHGQLLLTNQELIRLIQNQKDDVSHLAHELKNPLNAIINFSSILLNKQKKHLHENVGTSLEIRQMERIVSNGRQILQLINNTLEVSRQESSKAALSIAKVEVIPLIQTVVDSLEPSATAKDLDLIIECSQVPQEIYTDSLRLQQILTNLLSNAIRYTDAGSVTVNGYKVDEQQWAIAIKDTGRGIKEEDQPKVFEPYFQVEEKEEKLPGSSGLGLSIVNKLVQMLHGKIELTSEVAQGSTFVVVLPIKVS, from the coding sequence ATGAACGATCTTGGAAAAGCGCTATTAGCAAAGCTGGACAATATTATAGAAACTTGGGTAAAAGCAGTTCGAGTAGATGTTGAAATTGATAGTAGCAAAGGCTTAACCTTCGAGGCTGTACATGACGGTCTGCCAGAGGTACTGAAGTCAGTCGCTACGCTGCTGACAGATGCCTTTAGCGATGAAGCGCAAGAGATAAGAGAAGAGGCGTTAGAGCATGGCCATGTTCGCGCCAATCAGGGGTTTGACCTAGCTGAGATCGTTAGAGAATATCGGATTCTACGAAACGTACTCGTTATGGCGCTAGAGCCAGAGCTGACGACTGGAACAGTCCCAGAAGTCATCGAGGCAATCCGAAAGATAGACAGTGTTCTCGACGATACTGTTCTAATCACGTTAGAGAGCTACATGGAACATCGTTTCTCTTTGCTCAAACAAATGCATGGTCAGTTGTTACTGACCAATCAAGAGCTCATCCGACTCATTCAAAATCAGAAAGATGATGTCTCGCACCTAGCGCATGAATTAAAAAACCCGCTCAATGCCATCATTAATTTCTCTTCTATCTTATTAAATAAGCAGAAAAAGCACCTTCACGAGAACGTAGGAACTTCTTTAGAAATACGCCAGATGGAGCGTATTGTTAGCAACGGGCGACAAATATTACAGCTGATTAACAACACCTTAGAAGTCTCGCGGCAAGAGTCTTCTAAGGCGGCTTTATCTATTGCTAAGGTAGAGGTCATTCCTTTAATACAAACTGTGGTTGATTCTTTAGAACCTAGCGCTACAGCCAAAGATCTCGATTTAATCATAGAGTGTAGCCAAGTACCTCAAGAGATTTATACAGATAGCTTGCGACTCCAACAGATTCTCACAAACCTCTTGAGTAACGCAATTCGCTATACCGATGCAGGCTCTGTCACGGTAAACGGCTATAAAGTAGATGAGCAGCAATGGGCGATCGCTATCAAAGATACTGGACGAGGGATCAAAGAAGAAGATCAGCCAAAAGTGTTTGAACCCTATTTTCAGGTAGAAGAGAAAGAAGAAAAGTTACCAGGTAGTAGTGGGTTAGGACTTTCCATTGTTAACAAGCTAGTTCAAATGCTACACGGTAAGATAGAACTGACTTCCGAAGTTGCTCAAGGGTCTACTTTTGTAGTCGTTCTTCCGATCAAAGTGAGCTAG
- a CDS encoding 8-oxoguanine deaminase codes for MGTLLVKNIHTLVTMDEERREIRHGALFVRDNVIEAIGSHHDLPATADEVLDLRDRHVVIPGLVNTHHHFFQTLTRVLPAAQNRDLFGWLQNLYPVWQNLTGEDIYFSTLMAAAELMLSGCTTASDHLYLFPNDCMLDDEIRAAQDIGIRFHASRGSMSVGQSDGGLPPDTLIEKEPDILKDSLRLIEEYHESDRHAMTRIVLAPCSPFTVSQDLMKESAAMARAHPNVRLHTHLAENKSDVDYSLEKFGLRPGDYAESVGWLGEDVWHAHCVQLNDSAIDKFARTGTGVAHCPCSNMRLASGMAPIRKMLDKGVAVGIGVDGASSNDASNLLQETRSAFLMARLRDIDATAMSAREALELATRGGATVLGRDDIGFLAPGMSADFIAFNIDTPALVGAHHDVVAALIFCQPPAVDYSFINGKKVVEQGKLTTVELNPLIETCNRLSLALVK; via the coding sequence ATGGGAACACTGCTGGTCAAAAATATTCATACCCTTGTCACGATGGACGAAGAGCGTCGGGAGATTCGCCACGGGGCACTTTTTGTTCGTGACAACGTGATTGAAGCAATTGGGAGCCATCATGATTTACCCGCTACAGCTGATGAAGTGCTTGACTTACGCGATCGCCACGTTGTTATTCCTGGTTTAGTCAATACACATCATCACTTCTTTCAAACCCTTACTCGGGTGCTGCCCGCTGCTCAAAATCGCGACCTTTTTGGCTGGCTGCAAAACCTTTATCCGGTGTGGCAAAATCTCACCGGTGAAGATATCTATTTCAGCACGCTAATGGCCGCCGCCGAGCTGATGCTCTCTGGCTGCACTACCGCTAGCGATCACCTCTATCTGTTTCCCAATGATTGCATGCTAGATGATGAGATTAGAGCCGCTCAAGACATTGGTATTCGCTTTCATGCCAGTCGCGGCAGCATGAGCGTCGGTCAAAGCGATGGCGGTCTGCCGCCCGATACACTAATTGAAAAAGAGCCAGACATTCTCAAAGACTCGCTACGTCTGATTGAGGAATACCACGAGAGCGATCGCCACGCTATGACGCGCATTGTCCTAGCTCCTTGCTCACCGTTCACGGTCTCTCAAGACTTGATGAAAGAATCAGCAGCAATGGCTAGGGCCCATCCTAATGTCCGTTTACATACTCACCTTGCCGAAAACAAAAGCGACGTGGACTACAGCTTAGAGAAGTTTGGCCTTCGACCGGGTGACTACGCTGAATCTGTCGGCTGGCTAGGAGAAGATGTTTGGCATGCTCACTGCGTACAGCTAAACGATAGCGCTATTGATAAGTTTGCTCGTACCGGCACAGGTGTTGCCCATTGTCCTTGCAGTAATATGCGCCTAGCTAGTGGCATGGCTCCCATTCGTAAAATGTTAGATAAAGGTGTTGCCGTCGGCATCGGGGTGGACGGCGCTTCTTCTAACGACGCTTCTAACCTGCTACAAGAAACTCGCAGCGCCTTTCTAATGGCAAGGTTAAGAGATATTGATGCTACAGCGATGAGCGCTCGCGAGGCGCTAGAGCTAGCGACTAGAGGGGGGGCAACGGTTCTAGGAAGAGATGATATTGGCTTCCTGGCACCTGGTATGTCAGCTGACTTCATTGCATTCAACATCGACACACCTGCCCTAGTGGGCGCTCACCACGACGTTGTTGCGGCGTTAATTTTTTGTCAGCCACCTGCGGTCGACTATAGCTTTATCAACGGGAAAAAAGTAGTTGAGCAAGGAAAGCTCACTACGGTCGAGCTGAACCCATTGATCGAAACCTGCAACCGACTTTCTCTGGCTTTGGTGAAATAA
- a CDS encoding aldo/keto reductase: MTDRSRKTRRTFLATGLTTALGIAGYSSLQRSSGISSVPIGSELAPESVSSHLLESHNEMPLRHLGQTNIQLPILGLGTAGQTPLARSNQEQAAIEQIERALALGIRYFDTAASYGPSESFLGKVLPAYRAEIFLGSKTAARDYSGAWRDLERSLQRLNTDYLDLWQFHHVAIAADLDAIFSQNGAIKALEEAKEQGLVRFSGITGHHEPSSIVAGLQRYPFDHALIPVNAADIHHPRPFISSVLPVATAQNVGITAMKVPAYGRLLKPGVLSGMNQALGYTLSQPGVHCAIIAAETIEQLEENVRTARAFQLLPDSTLTEIERKTATVWQDNNFFRAWT, from the coding sequence ATGACAGATCGTTCTAGAAAGACCCGTCGGACATTTTTGGCGACAGGTCTCACAACAGCACTGGGCATTGCCGGATACTCGTCGCTGCAGCGTTCTTCAGGTATCTCTTCTGTCCCTATTGGCTCAGAACTTGCACCAGAATCTGTGAGTAGCCATTTGCTAGAAAGTCACAACGAGATGCCGTTGCGGCACTTAGGACAAACGAATATCCAACTGCCTATTTTAGGTCTAGGCACCGCGGGTCAAACACCTTTAGCTCGATCGAATCAGGAGCAGGCTGCTATTGAGCAAATCGAGAGAGCTTTAGCGCTGGGCATCCGCTACTTTGATACAGCAGCTAGCTATGGGCCCAGCGAATCTTTTTTAGGAAAAGTACTGCCTGCCTATCGAGCGGAGATTTTCTTAGGCAGTAAAACGGCTGCTAGAGATTACAGCGGTGCGTGGCGCGATCTTGAACGGTCTTTGCAACGGCTCAACACTGATTATCTTGACCTCTGGCAATTTCATCATGTGGCGATCGCCGCTGATCTCGACGCTATATTCAGTCAAAACGGTGCGATCAAAGCACTAGAAGAAGCCAAAGAGCAAGGCTTAGTTCGCTTCAGTGGAATTACTGGCCACCACGAACCCAGTAGTATCGTAGCCGGGCTTCAACGCTACCCGTTCGATCACGCGTTGATTCCAGTAAACGCCGCTGATATACATCACCCTAGACCGTTTATCTCTAGCGTATTACCCGTCGCTACAGCTCAGAACGTTGGAATCACAGCGATGAAAGTCCCCGCCTATGGCCGGCTGCTAAAACCAGGCGTGCTCAGTGGCATGAACCAGGCGCTGGGCTACACGCTCTCACAGCCGGGTGTTCACTGTGCGATTATCGCCGCAGAAACCATTGAACAGCTAGAAGAAAATGTGCGCACAGCCCGCGCCTTTCAGCTGTTGCCAGACTCAACCCTTACCGAGATTGAGCGAAAAACAGCTACAGTCTGGCAAGATAACAACTTCTTTAGAGCTTGGACATAA
- a CDS encoding gamma-glutamylcyclotransferase family protein: protein MTMIIVYGSLIHPKQLQQHSDLFAEAHPVLVRGYKRIFNQEPSWRKGNGEHRAVLNVMRSDTAFFNGLLVKLRKEEDLDRLNERERGYYLSAIAPSQLSCLTNVSSSAAIDLACSELANQPTYLYLGRLEKRNNDILPNKGYLNICLEGAQYWGEAFYEQFLQTTYVGELTLKTFL from the coding sequence ATGACGATGATTATCGTTTATGGCAGTTTGATCCATCCGAAACAGCTTCAACAGCACTCGGACCTCTTTGCTGAGGCTCATCCAGTGTTGGTTAGAGGATACAAGCGTATTTTTAATCAAGAGCCAAGCTGGCGAAAAGGCAATGGTGAACATAGGGCTGTACTAAACGTTATGCGCTCCGATACAGCGTTTTTCAACGGTCTACTGGTAAAACTCCGTAAGGAAGAAGATCTCGATAGATTAAACGAAAGGGAAAGAGGTTATTATCTATCTGCGATCGCACCTTCACAACTAAGCTGTTTAACGAACGTTTCAAGTTCAGCGGCGATAGATCTAGCCTGTTCGGAACTCGCGAATCAGCCAACATATCTTTACCTTGGTAGGCTAGAAAAACGAAACAATGACATTCTGCCAAACAAAGGCTATTTAAACATCTGCCTGGAGGGAGCGCAGTATTGGGGAGAGGCATTCTACGAACAGTTTTTGCAGACAACGTATGTTGGCGAACTCACTTTAAAGACCTTTCTTTAG
- a CDS encoding TVP38/TMEM64 family protein encodes MRLTKKTLGLFVAAAALTVFLSMSGGHTLLVLFDRMALTDFFEEAGHSSIGLFVVAHIVANAVGVPGTLLVIVGGAVYGLWWGTLWSVVGASLGAIAAFCLARYLFSDWFKARFYHKPIFKKLNTALCTNALLCVLTIRFSPVSPFNVVNFAFGLSPVPVRAYAIGTFIGIIPGTLAYTWLGVTGAAALEGNSVVPLVICLLMLMMLSALPLVARGSGKIHL; translated from the coding sequence GTGAGACTTACTAAAAAAACTTTAGGTTTGTTTGTTGCGGCCGCTGCTCTGACAGTCTTTCTGTCCATGAGTGGCGGCCATACTCTGTTGGTGCTGTTTGATCGAATGGCGCTAACTGACTTTTTTGAGGAAGCAGGCCATAGCAGTATCGGGTTATTCGTGGTAGCTCATATAGTAGCAAATGCGGTTGGGGTGCCAGGCACGCTGCTAGTAATTGTGGGTGGGGCAGTCTATGGCCTGTGGTGGGGAACGCTATGGTCAGTTGTTGGGGCAAGCTTGGGGGCGATCGCCGCCTTTTGTCTGGCCCGCTATCTGTTCTCTGACTGGTTCAAAGCACGGTTCTACCACAAACCAATTTTCAAAAAGCTCAATACCGCGCTGTGCACAAATGCGCTGCTATGCGTTCTAACTATTCGCTTCTCGCCGGTCTCCCCATTCAATGTCGTCAACTTTGCCTTTGGGCTAAGCCCAGTTCCAGTTCGCGCTTATGCTATAGGTACATTTATTGGCATCATTCCAGGCACACTAGCTTATACCTGGCTGGGTGTTACTGGCGCTGCAGCGTTAGAAGGGAATAGTGTTGTTCCGCTAGTAATTTGTTTGCTAATGCTAATGATGCTATCTGCACTACCGCTAGTAGCTAGAGGCAGCGGTAAGATACATCTATAA
- a CDS encoding TVP38/TMEM64 family protein: MRVVHKPIQGSVERSVQKFRIHRLWKWIALGIFGSLLFSAMPALAQEGGGGPFAFIGQIQQWLVSVVEWIDGLGAIAPIVFVLAYILVTVAFLPASVITLGAGFVFGVVKGSILVFIGAMLGATAAFLVGRFIARDWIAKKVEDKKFFKALDTAIADEGLKLIFLIRLSPAFPFNLLNYALGLTKVSLRDYVLGTTGIIPGTIMYVYLGSLIGDVAMLGTGEAPANPFIDWTIKILIFVTVVAISLYIAKIAKKALNASVPETEEASTDMA, from the coding sequence ATGAGAGTTGTTCATAAGCCTATTCAAGGGTCTGTTGAAAGATCTGTTCAAAAGTTTAGAATTCATCGATTGTGGAAGTGGATAGCCTTGGGTATATTCGGTAGTCTGTTGTTTTCTGCGATGCCTGCGCTAGCGCAAGAGGGTGGCGGCGGTCCATTTGCCTTTATTGGTCAAATTCAACAGTGGCTAGTGAGTGTTGTTGAGTGGATTGATGGCTTGGGTGCGATCGCTCCAATTGTGTTCGTGCTAGCCTACATCTTGGTAACAGTAGCGTTCTTACCGGCCTCTGTGATCACCCTGGGTGCTGGGTTTGTTTTTGGTGTCGTCAAAGGCTCGATCTTAGTATTCATCGGGGCAATGCTGGGTGCAACAGCGGCATTTTTAGTCGGCCGATTCATTGCTCGCGACTGGATTGCAAAAAAGGTGGAGGACAAAAAGTTCTTTAAGGCTTTGGACACCGCGATCGCAGACGAAGGTCTGAAGCTAATCTTCTTAATTCGCCTGTCGCCTGCCTTTCCGTTTAATCTGTTGAACTATGCACTGGGCCTCACTAAAGTTTCTCTGCGCGACTACGTACTCGGCACAACAGGTATCATTCCTGGCACAATCATGTACGTTTACTTAGGATCATTGATTGGGGATGTAGCCATGCTAGGCACCGGTGAAGCACCGGCCAACCCATTTATCGACTGGACAATCAAAATCTTGATCTTTGTCACTGTTGTCGCTATTTCTCTCTACATTGCTAAGATTGCGAAGAAGGCACTCAATGCTTCTGTACCTGAGACGGAAGAAGCGAGTACTGATATGGCTTGA
- the arsS gene encoding arsenosugar biosynthesis radical SAM (seleno)protein ArsS (Some members of this family are selenoproteins.), which yields MIQTLSTPVTPFEKALGKPLSKQTITTLQINLGRLCNLSCQHCHVEAGPHRTEELSPEVCEQLLTIIDRFDQIKTVDLTGGAPEMNYGFRPIVEAAKAKGKDVIVRSNLTIFFEPGYEDLPEYFAAHQLHVVASLPCYLESNVDAMRGKGVYDDSIRAIQRLNQLGYGRDAKLQLDLVYNPPVPKDANFSLTPSQTKLQADYSAYLHEHFGIVFNHLYTITNLPIGRTKFQLQHRHLHQPYLQFLASHHNADTVEHLMCRNELSVDYLGNVYDCDFNQMEALPARAPNGEALTLSTFLAAGTLDLIEQVATRPYCYGCTAGSGSSCGGSLL from the coding sequence ATGATTCAAACTCTTTCTACTCCAGTAACACCATTCGAGAAAGCGCTAGGCAAGCCGCTGTCGAAGCAGACTATCACGACACTACAGATCAATTTGGGTCGCCTGTGCAATCTTTCTTGTCAGCATTGTCATGTGGAAGCTGGCCCCCACCGGACCGAAGAGCTTTCACCCGAAGTCTGCGAGCAGCTACTAACGATTATCGATCGCTTCGATCAAATCAAAACAGTTGATTTAACCGGTGGTGCGCCGGAGATGAACTACGGCTTTCGGCCTATTGTAGAGGCCGCTAAGGCAAAGGGCAAAGACGTAATTGTGCGCTCAAATCTAACGATCTTTTTTGAGCCAGGGTATGAAGATTTGCCAGAGTATTTCGCAGCGCATCAGCTGCATGTAGTAGCCTCGCTGCCTTGCTATCTCGAAAGTAATGTTGATGCGATGCGCGGCAAAGGCGTCTATGACGACTCTATTCGCGCGATTCAACGGCTAAATCAACTAGGCTATGGTCGTGATGCCAAGCTTCAATTAGATCTAGTTTATAATCCGCCTGTTCCAAAGGATGCGAATTTCTCTTTGACACCCTCACAGACAAAGCTGCAAGCGGACTACAGTGCCTACTTACACGAGCACTTTGGGATTGTCTTCAATCATCTATATACGATTACCAATCTACCCATTGGTCGAACAAAGTTTCAGCTGCAGCATCGCCATCTGCATCAGCCTTATTTACAGTTTTTGGCCTCTCATCACAATGCCGACACCGTAGAACATTTGATGTGCCGCAATGAGCTGTCTGTAGACTATCTAGGCAATGTGTATGACTGCGATTTCAACCAGATGGAGGCGCTGCCTGCTAGAGCGCCGAATGGAGAAGCGTTGACCCTCAGCACCTTCCTAGCAGCCGGAACCCTAGATCTGATCGAACAGGTAGCCACTCGCCCTTACTGTTATGGCTGTACGGCAGGGAGTGGTTCTAGCTGCGGAGGGTCGCTTTTGTGA
- a CDS encoding HAMP domain-containing sensor histidine kinase produces the protein MKPVLDPNSIQFRITVGVVLASAIGISGFTGWLNLRMRQILVAGHKDNALVIANRLEQDADLFRESMVVKEALDMAIDYREQPDLAIWVTDTSGKVIAQSDTLSVGSWQANNFAGELMKQVKDETGLGVLRLQDRHLITCVSPLEVNGELVGELYVVDEITEDSQSLAQITRMLAFSSMLAIGVGAIATSLYINRALRPIRKLNRLAGNICAENLAGTRLEFDRAPTEVQELAQTCNTMISRLSAAWDQQRRFVSDISHELRTPLTLVHGYLQSTLRRSCNLSAPQKEGLEIAAAEADRTIKLLQELLDLARADSGNFQFKIERESLDDITREVIGICRYATGRIHLKLEPATALVDRNRLKQVLLNLIDNALKYSIASEPITVTLKKMGNQAYIEVKDTGRGIPPSDLNKIFDPFYRVDEDRSRATGGTGLGLSIVKTLVEGMNGTLKVQSKLGEGSVFTVSLPT, from the coding sequence ATGAAGCCTGTTCTTGACCCAAATTCTATTCAGTTTCGTATAACAGTGGGTGTGGTGTTGGCCTCTGCCATCGGTATTAGCGGATTCACTGGCTGGCTCAACCTACGGATGCGACAAATCTTAGTCGCTGGTCATAAGGATAATGCTTTGGTGATTGCCAATCGGCTAGAACAAGATGCTGATCTCTTTAGAGAATCGATGGTTGTCAAAGAGGCGTTAGATATGGCGATTGACTATAGGGAACAGCCAGATCTTGCTATTTGGGTAACTGATACTAGTGGGAAGGTAATTGCTCAATCAGATACGCTATCGGTGGGATCTTGGCAAGCGAATAACTTCGCTGGGGAGCTGATGAAGCAGGTGAAAGATGAGACCGGACTAGGCGTACTTCGGCTGCAAGATCGCCATCTAATTACCTGTGTTAGTCCTCTAGAGGTCAATGGAGAGCTTGTTGGCGAACTTTATGTTGTCGACGAGATTACAGAAGATAGCCAAAGCTTGGCGCAGATTACTCGTATGCTAGCGTTTTCCAGCATGCTAGCAATTGGAGTAGGCGCGATCGCGACGTCTCTCTACATCAACCGAGCCCTGCGACCCATTCGCAAACTAAACCGCTTAGCGGGTAACATCTGCGCTGAGAATCTAGCTGGTACTCGTTTAGAGTTTGACCGCGCACCTACCGAGGTTCAAGAGCTTGCTCAAACTTGCAACACAATGATCTCTCGGCTGTCTGCCGCCTGGGACCAGCAGCGTCGATTTGTCAGCGATATCTCCCATGAGCTACGGACACCACTCACTCTAGTTCACGGCTATTTGCAAAGCACCCTTCGCCGCAGCTGTAACCTGTCTGCTCCTCAAAAAGAAGGACTCGAAATTGCCGCTGCCGAGGCCGATCGCACGATTAAGCTGCTACAAGAGCTACTTGATCTTGCCCGCGCTGATAGCGGCAATTTCCAGTTCAAGATAGAACGAGAGTCTTTAGACGATATCACGCGGGAAGTGATAGGAATATGCCGTTACGCTACGGGCCGCATCCACTTAAAGTTGGAACCAGCTACTGCGCTAGTTGATCGCAATCGACTTAAGCAAGTGCTGCTCAACTTGATTGATAACGCGCTCAAGTATTCGATTGCTAGTGAGCCAATTACTGTCACACTCAAAAAGATGGGAAATCAAGCCTATATAGAAGTTAAAGACACGGGTCGGGGAATTCCTCCTAGCGATCTCAACAAAATATTTGACCCGTTCTATCGGGTAGACGAAGATCGCTCGCGGGCGACAGGCGGCACCGGCCTTGGTTTATCAATTGTCAAAACCTTAGTAGAAGGTATGAACGGAACGCTGAAGGTGCAATCTAAACTAGGTGAAGGGAGTGTGTTCACTGTTTCTTTGCCCACTTAG
- a CDS encoding response regulator transcription factor, producing the protein MSEDTVRILIVEDEEKLAKFVQLELGYEGYEVIVANDGLSGLMAARDSEPDLVLLDWMMPGLTGVEVCRRLRATGAMMPVILLTAKDGIEDRVAGLDAGADDYVVKPFSIEELLARVRAHLRRNQPEDPESFLFADLSLNRKTREVRRGDRLIELTAKEFDLLDYLISHPKQVLTRDRILEEVWGYDFMGDSNIIEVYIRYLRLKLEAENESRLIQTVRGVGYVMRS; encoded by the coding sequence ATGTCTGAGGATACCGTCCGCATTCTGATCGTAGAAGATGAGGAGAAGCTGGCGAAGTTTGTCCAGCTAGAGCTGGGCTATGAAGGCTATGAGGTAATTGTTGCCAACGACGGACTCAGCGGATTGATGGCCGCTAGAGACAGCGAGCCTGATTTAGTTCTACTCGACTGGATGATGCCCGGGCTAACTGGGGTCGAAGTCTGTCGGCGGCTGAGGGCTACGGGTGCGATGATGCCGGTTATTTTACTAACGGCTAAAGACGGCATCGAAGATAGAGTTGCGGGATTAGATGCTGGTGCAGATGACTATGTGGTCAAGCCCTTCAGCATCGAAGAATTACTCGCGAGGGTCAGAGCGCATTTACGGCGCAATCAGCCGGAAGATCCAGAGTCGTTTTTGTTTGCTGATCTAAGCTTGAACCGTAAGACTAGAGAGGTCAGGCGCGGCGATCGCTTGATTGAGCTGACCGCCAAAGAATTTGACCTGTTGGACTACCTAATTTCGCATCCCAAGCAGGTTTTGACCCGCGATCGCATCCTCGAAGAAGTCTGGGGCTACGACTTTATGGGCGACTCTAATATCATCGAAGTCTATATTCGCTACCTCAGACTAAAGCTAGAAGCCGAAAATGAGTCTCGCCTAATTCAGACTGTCAGAGGAGTTGGCTATGTTATGCGTAGCTAG